AAGTTGCCATCATTCAACTACTTGCTCAAGTTGGCTCTTTCGTACCCGCCATCTCTTCAAAGGTTGGATTATGTGACTATCTATTTAGTCGTCTAGGTGCAAGCGATGATATCTTGAAAGGACAGTCAACTTTTATGGTGGAAATGGCCGAAACTGCGGAAATTCTACGTCATGCCACAGACAAATCTCTTATCATTCTCGATGAAGTTGGACGTGGAACCTCTACGTATGATGGATTAAGTATAGCATGGTCACTGGTTGAACACTTCGTTAAGAAAACAAAGGCCATAACGTTATTTGCAACTCACTATCATGAATTAATCGAAGTTGTTGACTTATTGCCTGGAGCGAAGAATTTAACAGTCGAGACTCAAAACCAAAATGGTAACGTACAATTTCTCTATAATCTTATTGAAGAAGGTGCTTCACAGAGTTTTGGTATATATGTAGCGAAACTAGCTGGACTCCCTAAATCAGTCCTTGATCGCTCAACAAAACTTCTATCAAACCTCGAAAAACAAGAGAATCACACTAATGCAACTATTGATACTTCTCAACTTAGCTTCTTTGATAAAACAGAAGTGATTATTGAGAAATCGACTGTACCTGATCACCTTCAACGACTAGAAGATGAATTCAGCACTCTTGATGTTATGAATATGACTCCACTGCAAGCATTGAATAAGTTAAATGAACTTAAGGAGTTTATGCAGTAGAGAATGTAGGAGTTAATCGGAAAGTCTTTCCGACTGACTTACTCTTTTGAAGAAAAGTTTATAATAAAGTATGAAAATACTTATTATCATCTTATCTTTTTACAGTTCTCTGAGCTTAGCAGCAATCAATATTCATCTAGACTCTTATAGTGACATTCTTGAGCATTTTGTAGCTAGTGAAGTACCTAGAAAACCACTTCAGCATGCGCTAGACTTCTATTTTGAAAATCAAGATATTTTAACTAATAAACGCTATATTACTATTGGTGACTACTCACAGAACTCAAGAGAAAAAAGACTTTATATTTTAGACTTAGAAACTGGTGAGTTACAAAGAGAGTACCTCGCTCATGGAAGTGGGAGAAATAGAGTGGGAAGACCTGTCGGCGATAAAGATCACGATGGTATTCTTAATAAATGTAAACATTCAAAGTTTTCTAAGTTTATGAGATTGGTTAAGCATAGAAGATTTGGAATGACACGCCCAGGATTTATGAGAGTTGACGAAACTTATTATTCAAAAAAATTCGACTATGGATCAATGCCTGGACATAACTCAATTTTCTTAACAGGTCTATCTCATTCATCTAAGGATGTGAGAAAACATAGCGTGGTTTTTCATGAAGCTAGTTATGTAAAAAATGAATCTGTAATTCAGGGAAGAACTCTTGGCTGTCCTGCAATTCCAGTAGGAAGAATGAAGTTCGTTCTTCCGAAAATAAGCGGTGGAAGCTTGTATTATTCTTATGTACCTCAATGTAATTAAAAGAGTCTTACCTCATTTATTTATAGCACTCGCTTCTATTTTATATATTAATAAAGTTATTATTTCTATTAATGGATATTCTCTTAACTTTGATGAAACATATACGTACTTTCTAACTACATTGTCTTACAGAGACTTCTTTGTAATCGTCTTCAACGACACTCAGCTACCTCTATACTTTCTTCTGCAAAAAGTTATTTCTTTTACTGGATTATTCGATTATCCAAATAAAATAAGATACCTCTCCCTATTTTTCTGTCTAATTTTTCTTGTTAGAACTTTTTATATGACAGTAAAAGACTACTCTATAGTCACCGCTTTTTTTATCACCATATTCATTATATATAACCCTATTTTTTCACACGTATCTTTTCTGGCCAGACCTTATTCATTATGTATCTTGCTTGTGAGTTTAAATTTAAATTACTTTATAAATTTGCACACAAAAGATAGATCGAACCGCTTCTTATTGACTCTTGTTCTACTCTCTTTTTGTCACTATTTATTTGTTTTTTATCTTTTAATATTGACTACCTTTATTACTCTAAACTTCAAACGCTATAAAGAACTTCTACTTGTTCATAGATTTAAAATTCTAGCATTTGCTACATATTTTTTCATTTGGCTTGGTATTCTTTTTAACCGACATACAAGTAGCCCAGAACTAACAAACTGGATGGGACTACATGACTTACAAAGTTTATACTATTCTTTGTCAGACTTGCTGAGCTATTATCCAAATAATTATTTTAAAAGATATACCTTTTTTTTCGTACTTGCTTTTTTAGTTCTATTTCATCGCAAGTTTTCAGAAAGAATAAAAATCTCCTCTCAGCTCCTTTTAATGGCCTGTTCATTAAATGCAATCGTCACCTATTTTGTGATGCCTATTACAACATATAGATTCATTTCAATATATTTCCCAATCTTAATTTTACTTATTCTTGAAATAGCTAAACAGTGGAAGTTTCGCTATATATTACTGGTGGGAGCTCTCTACTGCTTTAGTTTTCAAAGACCGACCAACTTTCTCCCACTCAACTATGAAGCTTTTGCAAAAACTATACAATTAGTTCTTCACTCGAGTGAAGATACTTTGTGTATATTACCCAGAGCACCTTTTAACCCTATTAATTTCTATAGCTCTGTCGATCTATGCAAACATACTGTAAATTTTGATCAAAAAGTAAATCTCGAAGAGTTCTCAAGTATTGTTCTTTTAGAAACGCACAATTTTCATGATGGAGTTTTAGGCGCAACAATCCCCCCACAACTACTTGACGACTTCTATCCAGTAATAAACGAAAAACCACTTTATATCCTCAAGAGAAAGGTTAATAAATTTAAATAGTTATACTTAACTTAACTTCCACTTATTTCTAAGAATATTATCCCTATAACCGATAAGACTTCTATGTGGAATGAAAAAAGAAAGGTATCACATTTAGTAAAAAAAGAAGCTCCAAGTAATGATGCTATCTTAAAAGATAGAGCATATGCCTTTTTTACGGATATATTTCTTATCTCTATCATTACAAGAGCAGTTCTTCTCACCTATAGTAATTTCATTAGAACATTTTTCTTTCAAATGGAATATACGGCCCAAAGAAGTATACAAAGTAAAATCATTGAAACTAATCTCCTTAGTTTCTGCGTGGTATTTTGGGGTTATTTTTTACTTTCCTATTATCTTTCGGAAGGAAAAACTCCTGGAAAGATAATTTTTCATTTAAAAGTTCAACATCCACACTCGCATAATGAACAACTCACTCTTAAAGAATGTTTTATGAGAACTCTTGGATATTTCCTAACATTACCAAGTTTTTTCACATTACTATCAATTGCATATATAAGAAAAGATCGAAAAGGCCTACCAGACTTACTTTCTAATACGTTTGTTATTAATACGATTGAAGAGAAAATAATTGAGTCTCTTGAGGATGAAACTTCTGTGGCCAAAGTAACTACTCTCTTTCCAGAAGACCCTATTTCGAAAGATATAGACAAGAAAGCTTCTTAATTAAAGAAAATCGGATATATTTCTAAAAAGTTCTTTTGCTCGCTCTTTTATCTTAATTCCCATTAATTCATCTTCACTTAAATTTGTCGAACTTTTTTCAAATGGCGCCATGATAGAGCTTTTTTTTATTTTATCTGAATATTGAATGAGTCCATCATGATGCAACTGCCATGGTCTTAGAACTTTCTTTTTTTGTTTTTTCCCAGAAAGCTTATCTTCTTTTCTTTCAATAATAACATCCAAGATAGACTTCATCCCTTTCTTAGATTTATTGTTAATTTGTTTTAAGCTTATTGCCATGAAAAAAACTCCGAATACTAATAGAATATCAGAATTCGGAGTTTTTTAAAGTACTTATTGAATTTTACTATTTACTTAGTTTTAGTCCAGTCAAAATGTAGCTCTTTAAGCTGGTTCTTCCCTGGTGTAGACGGAGCTTCGGCCATTAAGTCACTAGCTGATGTTGTCTTAGGAAAAGCGATAACATCTCTAATCGAATCAGTTTTTGCTAAAAGCATAACAATTCTATCAAGACCAAAAGCTAGTCCACCATGTGGAGGTACACCATAGTTTAAGGCCTCAATAAAGAATCCAAATTGTGTCTTAACTTCTTCTTCACTCATTCCTAAAACTTCAAACATTTTTTTCTGAACACTTTGATCATGTATTCTGATTGAACCACCACCTAACTCATAACCATTACAAACTAGATCATAAGCTTCTGCCGGTAAATCTTTATAGGCATTTGAGTCTTTAGAATCACCTGTCATAAATTTTTCAGTTAACTCTTTTTTCACCATAGTGAATGGATGATGGCGAGCAATGTATCTCTTATCATCAGGATTCCACTCTAGAAGAGGAAAATCATGAATCCATAGAAATTTATATCCTTCAGTAATTAAATTTAACTTCTTACCTAAATGACGACGTAGAGCATCTGCACAAGAGTGAGTAACATCACTATCAGGGTCTGCACAGAACATCCAAGTTCCATTACCAGCATTTTCTTCTAAAGCACAAAGCTTAGAATAGATTTCATCAGTAATAAATTTTGATATCCCTGCACTTCTTTCATCACCTGACACTTTAAAGAATGCGACACCTTTTCCACCGTGTGGCTTCACAACTTCAGTCAGAGCATCGGTATCTTTACGTGAGAAAGTTCCATTCTCTTCAGGAATGAAAATTGCTTTAATAAGACCATTGGCATTTGCAACACTTGAAAAAACAGAAAAGTCAGAGTCTTTAAAAATATCAGTAACGACTTTATGCTCTAATCCAAATCTTGCATCTGGTTTATCTGATCCATATCTGGCAAGGGCTTCATTATAAGTCATCATTGGAACAACAAAGTCTGCTGGAAGCTTGAATAATTCTCTGATAATTTTTTCTACAATATTTTTAATATATTCTGGAGTCGCAAAAGAGACCTCCATATCAATTTGAGTAAACTCTGGTTGCCTATCAGCCCTTAGGTCTTCATCTCTAAAACATCTACAAATTTGAAAATACTTATCAGTTGAGCCGATCATAAGAAGCTGCTTCAAAGTCTGTGGAGACTGTGGAAGAGCGTATACCTTAGAAGGGTGAACTCTAGAAGGGACAATATAGTCTCTAGCACCTTCAGGTGTTGATTTATATAGAATTGGAGTTTCAACTTCGATAAAATTCTCTTCTTCAAGCATTCT
The DNA window shown above is from Halobacteriovorax sp. HLS and carries:
- a CDS encoding murein L,D-transpeptidase catalytic domain-containing protein — its product is MKILIIILSFYSSLSLAAINIHLDSYSDILEHFVASEVPRKPLQHALDFYFENQDILTNKRYITIGDYSQNSREKRLYILDLETGELQREYLAHGSGRNRVGRPVGDKDHDGILNKCKHSKFSKFMRLVKHRRFGMTRPGFMRVDETYYSKKFDYGSMPGHNSIFLTGLSHSSKDVRKHSVVFHEASYVKNESVIQGRTLGCPAIPVGRMKFVLPKISGGSLYYSYVPQCN
- a CDS encoding RDD family protein yields the protein MWNEKRKVSHLVKKEAPSNDAILKDRAYAFFTDIFLISIITRAVLLTYSNFIRTFFFQMEYTAQRSIQSKIIETNLLSFCVVFWGYFLLSYYLSEGKTPGKIIFHLKVQHPHSHNEQLTLKECFMRTLGYFLTLPSFFTLLSIAYIRKDRKGLPDLLSNTFVINTIEEKIIESLEDETSVAKVTTLFPEDPISKDIDKKAS
- the aspS gene encoding aspartate--tRNA ligase: MAELKGLLRTHNCGELRKEHVGQTVTICGWVNKYRDLGALHFIDVRDKFGLTQLGFDDYKGDMAVLKNCALESVIKAVGVVKERPADAQNSKMDTGLVEVQVTELEVLSRNDIDNIPFLPYGQIEATEDLRLKYRYLDLRTKKLQDILALRSRTTNAVRRMLEEENFIEVETPILYKSTPEGARDYIVPSRVHPSKVYALPQSPQTLKQLLMIGSTDKYFQICRCFRDEDLRADRQPEFTQIDMEVSFATPEYIKNIVEKIIRELFKLPADFVVPMMTYNEALARYGSDKPDARFGLEHKVVTDIFKDSDFSVFSSVANANGLIKAIFIPEENGTFSRKDTDALTEVVKPHGGKGVAFFKVSGDERSAGISKFITDEIYSKLCALEENAGNGTWMFCADPDSDVTHSCADALRRHLGKKLNLITEGYKFLWIHDFPLLEWNPDDKRYIARHHPFTMVKKELTEKFMTGDSKDSNAYKDLPAEAYDLVCNGYELGGGSIRIHDQSVQKKMFEVLGMSEEEVKTQFGFFIEALNYGVPPHGGLAFGLDRIVMLLAKTDSIRDVIAFPKTTSASDLMAEAPSTPGKNQLKELHFDWTKTK